The following proteins are co-located in the Myxocyprinus asiaticus isolate MX2 ecotype Aquarium Trade chromosome 18, UBuf_Myxa_2, whole genome shotgun sequence genome:
- the gatm gene encoding glycine amidinotransferase, mitochondrial has protein sequence MLRVRCLRGGSRGAEAAHLIGAMVGRTVSGWVQRAFRSTSSSAAVAQPLIVDEPVTEHAPEECPVCAYNEWDLLEEVIVGRAENACVPPFTVEVKANTYEKYWPFYQQYGGQTFPKEHVKKAVAEVEEMCNILRHEGVTVRRPEPIDWSLEYKTPDFTSTGMYAAMPRDILIVVGNEIIEAPMAWRARFFEYRAYRPLIKEYFRRGAKWTTAPKPTMADELYDQDYPIRTVEDRHKLAAQGKFVTTEFEPCFDAADFIRAGTDIFVQRSQVTNFMGIEWMRRHLAPTYKIHIISFKDPNPMHIDATFNIIGPGLVLSNPDRPCRQIEMFKKAGWTVATPPTPLIPDDHPLWMSSKWLSMNVLMLDEKRVMVDANETTIQKMFENLGIKTIKVSIRHANSLGGGFHCWTTDVRRRGTLQSYFL, from the exons ATGCTGCGGGTCAGATGCCTCAGAGGTGGAAGCCGCGGAGCAGAAGCTGCACATCTCATCGGCGCTATG GTGGGTCGCACGGTGTCGGGATGGGTGCAGCGTGCGTTCCgcagcacctcgagctccgccgcCGTGGCGCAGCCCCTCATCGTGGACGAGCCCGTTACTGAGCACGCACCAGAGGAGTGTCCCGTGTGCGCGTACAATGAATGGGACTTGCTCGAGGAAGTGATCGTCGGGCGGGCCGAGAACGCCTGCGTCCCCCCGTTTACAGTGGAGGTCAAG GCCAACACGTATGAGAAATATTGGCCCTTCTACCAGCAGTACGGGGGACAGACATTCCCAAAGGAACACGTAAAGAAAGCAGTTGCTGAAGTTGAGGAAATGTGCAATATTCTGCGTCATGAGGGTGTTACGGTGAGACGACCAGAACCAATTGACTGGTCATTGGAATACAAAACCCCAGATTTTACCTCCACAG GCATGTACGCAGCCATGCCGAGAGATATCCTGATAGTGGTGGGTAATGAGATTATCGAGGCGCCGATGGCCTGGAGAGCTCGGTTCTTCGAGTACCGAGCTTATCGACCTCTCATTAAGGAGTACTTCAGGCGGGGAGCCAAGTGGACCACTGCACCCAAACCCACCATGGCCGACGAGCTGTACGATCAG gattaCCCTATTCGCACAGTGGAGGACAGACATAAACTGGCTGCGCAGGGGAAGTTTGTCACCACAGAGTTTGAGCCGTGTTTTGATGCTGCAGACTTCATCAGAGCCGGCACTGACATTTTTGTACAGAGGAGTCAG GTTACAAACTTCATGGGCATTGAGTGGATGAGGCGTCATCTGGCCCCCACATACAAGATACACATCATCTCCTTCAAAGATCCTAACCCCATGCACATTGATGCCACCTTTAACATCATCGGACCAGGACTGGTGCTGTCCAACCCAGATCGACCCTGCCGGCAG ATTGAGATGTTTAAGAAAGCTGGATGGACTGTGGCGACCCCTCCAACTCCTCTTATTCCGGATG ATCATCCATTGTGGATGTCGTCCAAATGGCTGTCAATGAATGTTTTGATGCTGGACGAAAAACGTGTCATGGTTGATGCCAACGAGACAACCATccagaaaatgtttgaaaatcttG GTATTAAGACTATTAAAGTTAGCATCCGTCACGCTAACTCCCTGGGAGGAGGATTTCACTGCTGGACGACAGATGTCCGTCGTCGCGGCACCCTCCAGTCTTACTTCCTCTAG
- the zgc:158482 gene encoding long-chain fatty acid transport protein 2 yields MFVQSLLLAGFIICPLILRLFFPYLWTDFHYHTVLLRILLKFASRRRRRPLFLALDRFLEQVETRPNKPFIIFENKSYTFKDVDRESNRIANALRTASVLRPGDTAVLFMLNEPAFIFSWLALAKLGCACALLNSSIRARSLITSLIRCCSGVKLLIASAALQGAVEEVSEDLQKEGVKIFIMAEDLKSSCMKSLSRAMQESSDTAVPQMLRANVSFTSPAVYIYTSGTTGLPKAAVINETRLLAALAVLASNGVTDRDVIYVTLPLYHTAGFLIGFLGSVETGSTIVLRRKFSASQFWDECRSHKVTVIQYIGEVLRYLCNTPQRENDKVHSVRLAIGNGLRADVWREFLNRFGKIEVREFYASTEGNVGFVNYAGKIGAIGRVSFLHKKLFPYALIKYDTERDEPVRDSTGLCIEVPKGQTGLLVSKITEIAPFVGYAQNKQQTEKKRLRSVFKSGDVYFNSGDLMKIDNENFIYFQDRVGDTFRWKGENVATTEVSDIISMLDFVEEANVYGVQVPGHEGRIGMAAVKIRGGMEFDRCKMFNHVCSFLPAYAHPRFIRIQNSMEVTGTFKQLKLKLVQDGFDPTVTSESLYFLCERERMFVSLTSSIYEQILSGSIKL; encoded by the exons ATGTTCGTTCAGTCGCTTCTCTTGGCTGGATTTATCATCTGTCCGCTGATTCTCAGACTGTTTTTCCCGTATTTGTGGACAGATTTTCACTATCACACGGTTTTGTTGCGTATTTTACTCAAGTTTGCTTCACGCAGAAGAAGGCGACCTCTGTTTCTCGCGCTGGATAGATTTCTCGAGCAGGTCGAAACGCGGCCAAACAAGCCGTTTATTATTTTCGAGAATAAAAGTTACACGTTTAAAGATGTGGACAGAGAGAGCAACAGAATAGCGAACGCGTTACGGACTGCGTCGGTTCTGAGACCCGGAGATACGGCGGTTCTGTTCATGCTGAACGAGCCCGCGTTTATCTTCAGCTGGCTCGCGCTGGCGAAACTCGGCTGCGCGTGCGCGCTCCTCAACAGCAGCATCCGCGCACGGAGTTTGATTACGAGTTTGATCAGATGCTGCAGCGGCGTGAAACTCCTGATCGCGTCTGCAG CGCTGCAGGGTGCTGTAGAAGAGGTGAGTGAAGATCTGCAGAAGGAAGGAGTAAAGATCTTCATCATGGCTGAAGATCTCAAATCATCATGTATGAAGAGTTTGTCCAGAGCAATGCAAGAATCATCAGACACAGCTGTTCCTCAAATGCTCAGAGCAAACGTGTCCTTCACTTCACCTGCAGTCTACATATATACATCTGGAACTACag gtcttCCTAAAGCAGCAGTGATAAATGAAACGCGCCTGCTCGCCGCTCTCGCCGTGTTAGCGTCTAATGGCGTAACAGACCGTGATGTCATTTACGTGACTCTTCCTCTATATCACACAGCGGGCTTCCTCATCGGCTTCTTGGGCTCTGTAGAAACAG GTTCAACCATAGTTTTGCGTCGCAAGTTTTCTGCCTCTCAGTTCTGGGACGAGTGTCGATCACATAAAGTGACTGTGATTCAGTATATTGGAGAAGTTCTGCGCTATCTGTGTAACACACCACAG agagAGAACGATAAAGTCCACAGTGTGCGTTTGGCTATTGGAAATGGACTTCGGGCAGACGTGTGGAGAGAATTCCTCAATCGGTTTGGCAAAATTGAAGTCAGAGAGTTTTACGCCTCCACAGAGGGAAATGTTGGTTTTGTGAACTATGCTGGAAAGATAGGCGCTATTGGACGTGTCAGCTTTTTGCACAAA AAACTGTTCCCGTATGCACTCATTAAATACGATACAGAGCGAGACGAGCCGGTCAGAGACTCCACAGGCCTGTGCATCGAGGTGCCTAAAG GGCAGACAGGGCTGCTGGTGTCCAAGATCACAGAAATCGCTCCGTTTGTCGGTTATGCTCAAAATAAGCAGCAAACTGAGAAAAAGAGACTACGCAGTGTGTTTAAGAGTGGCGATGTGTATTTCAACAGTGGAGATTTAATGAAGATTGATAATGAGAATTTTATCTACTTCCAGGATCGAGTCGGAGACACATTCAG GTGGAAGGGGGAGAATGTGGCGACCACTGAAGTCTCTGATATCATTAGTATGCTGGACTTTGTCGAGGAAGCAAATGTTTACGGAGTGCAAGTTCCAG GTCACGAGGGACGCATTGGAATGGCTGCAGTGAAAATCAGGGGTGGAATGGAGTTTGACCGCTGCAAAATGTTTAACCATGTCTGTAGTTTCCTGCCTGCTTACGCACATCCTCGATTTATACGAATTCAG AACTCTATGGAAGTGACCGGGACCTTTAAACAGCTGAAGCTGAAGCTTGTGCAAGATGGATTTGACCCCACGGTGACCTCTGAATCACTGTACTTTCTGTGTGAGCGAGAGAGAATGTTTGTATCATTAACTTCCTCCATCTATGAGCAGATCTTATCTGGCAGCATCAAACTTTGA